In Saccharicrinis carchari, one genomic interval encodes:
- a CDS encoding AbgT family transporter: MVDVKKKQGFFTKMLNWTEKAGNALPHPATLFALFALAALIFSAVGSLLGWEVIHPGTKELVKPVNLLSHDGIHRIILEMVENFTSFAPLGIVLVAMLGIGIAEQSGLIGAIIRLLVLNTKQHLLTFIVVFTGILSNLASDVGYVLLIPLAGVIFIAVGRHPIAGMAAAFAGVSGGFSANLVLGTVDPLLAGLSQEAAHILDPSYQVNATANYYFMVASTFVIAFAGTFVTEKLVEPRLGTYIKNERDKAENFDGLSPIEKRGLIYSSLVFLLVFIVILIGIIPEDGFFRGVNGSILNSPLIKGVVAMLFVVAGLMGLVYGFTTKVFKNDADVMDGMAKSMKTLASYLVLVFFAAQFVAYFKWSNLGIILAVKGAGVLMAAEIGLIPLMILFILLSAAINMLMGSASAKWAILAPIFIPMFMIMGYSPELSQIVYRIGDSVTNVISPMMSFYALIIAFFQKYDPKAGIGTIIATMLPYTLIFLVAWILLLVVWLLVGIPLGPGAKVFYTLP; encoded by the coding sequence ATGGTAGATGTGAAGAAGAAGCAAGGTTTTTTTACAAAAATGCTCAACTGGACCGAAAAAGCCGGGAATGCATTGCCTCATCCGGCCACCCTATTCGCCCTTTTTGCATTGGCGGCCTTGATTTTTTCTGCTGTAGGCAGCCTATTGGGCTGGGAAGTTATTCATCCGGGCACCAAGGAGTTGGTTAAACCGGTAAACTTGCTTTCGCACGACGGGATACATCGTATCATTTTAGAGATGGTGGAGAACTTTACAAGCTTTGCACCTTTGGGTATAGTGCTTGTGGCCATGTTAGGTATTGGCATAGCTGAACAAAGCGGACTGATAGGCGCTATTATCCGCCTTTTGGTTCTCAATACCAAACAACACTTACTTACCTTTATTGTTGTTTTCACCGGAATATTGTCGAATCTGGCCTCCGATGTAGGTTACGTTCTGTTAATACCTTTGGCCGGGGTAATTTTTATAGCGGTGGGCCGACATCCCATTGCGGGAATGGCAGCCGCTTTTGCCGGAGTATCGGGTGGTTTTAGCGCCAACCTGGTTTTGGGTACGGTAGACCCCCTGCTTGCCGGCCTATCGCAGGAGGCAGCTCACATTTTGGATCCCAGCTATCAAGTAAACGCCACGGCAAATTACTACTTTATGGTTGCCTCTACATTTGTTATTGCTTTTGCCGGCACTTTTGTTACCGAAAAACTGGTAGAACCCCGTTTAGGTACTTACATAAAAAACGAGCGGGATAAGGCAGAAAATTTCGATGGACTGTCACCTATTGAAAAACGTGGTCTCATTTACTCGTCCTTGGTGTTTTTATTGGTATTTATTGTTATACTTATAGGCATTATTCCGGAGGACGGTTTTTTTAGAGGTGTTAACGGAAGCATTCTAAACTCCCCCTTGATAAAAGGCGTTGTAGCCATGTTATTCGTAGTAGCCGGTCTTATGGGACTTGTTTATGGATTTACCACAAAAGTATTTAAAAACGATGCCGATGTAATGGACGGTATGGCCAAATCGATGAAAACGCTGGCCTCCTATTTGGTTTTGGTATTTTTTGCAGCGCAGTTTGTAGCCTATTTTAAATGGAGCAACCTGGGTATTATACTCGCCGTTAAGGGAGCCGGAGTACTTATGGCGGCCGAAATTGGCTTGATACCCCTGATGATACTTTTTATATTGTTATCGGCTGCTATTAACATGTTAATGGGTAGTGCTTCGGCCAAGTGGGCCATTCTGGCTCCTATATTTATTCCCATGTTTATGATCATGGGCTACTCCCCGGAGTTATCGCAAATAGTTTACCGCATAGGCGACAGCGTTACCAATGTAATTTCGCCAATGATGAGTTTTTATGCGCTCATTATTGCCTTTTTTCAAAAGTACGATCCCAAAGCCGGCATAGGCACTATTATAGCCACCATGCTTCCTTATACCTTAATATTTTTAGTGGCATGGATATTATTACTGGTGGTTTGGCTTTTGGTAGGTATACCTCTGGGGCCGGGTGCCAAGGTATTTTATACGCTTCCGTAA
- a CDS encoding SRPBCC family protein codes for MGFYQFKREQVIKASVDEVWDFISSPQNLKKITPEHMGFDIRSSDLPDKIYEGMIISYTVKPMLGIATHWVTEITHLKNKKYFVDEQRVGPYALWHHQHIIEPGEDGVLMKDIVSYKPPIGLFGKLANTLFIRKKLNQIFDHRSKVLDKIFV; via the coding sequence ATGGGATTTTATCAATTTAAGCGGGAACAAGTAATAAAGGCATCTGTCGACGAGGTTTGGGATTTTATCAGCTCACCTCAGAATTTAAAAAAAATAACGCCTGAACATATGGGTTTCGATATACGCAGTTCCGACCTGCCTGATAAGATTTATGAGGGCATGATAATAAGCTACACGGTGAAGCCAATGTTGGGCATAGCCACCCACTGGGTAACAGAAATAACTCACCTAAAAAATAAAAAGTATTTTGTAGATGAACAAAGAGTGGGACCTTACGCATTATGGCATCATCAACATATTATTGAGCCAGGTGAAGATGGCGTTTTAATGAAAGATATTGTGAGCTATAAACCGCCTATCGGCCTATTCGGAAAATTAGCCAATACGCTTTTTATACGAAAAAAGCTTAATCAGATATTCGACCATAGAAGCAAAGTGCTGGATAAAATATTCGTATAA
- the htpG gene encoding molecular chaperone HtpG produces the protein MSKGNIGVSSENIFPIIKKFLYSDHEIFLRELVSNAVDASQKLKTLSSVGEFKGEIGDLKVKIAIDPKEKTLTISDRGVGMTAEEIEKYINQIAFSGAEEFLDKYKTDAHAIIGHFGLGFYSSFMVAKKVEIHTLSHKEGAQAVKWSCDGSPEYTIDEIKKEDRGTDIVLYIDDENKQFLEKAEITRLLNKYCRFLPIEVTFGKKTEWKDGKEVELEEDNVVNDTNPLWTRKPADLKDEDYKKFYRDLYPMSEDPIFNIHLNVDYPFNLTGVLYFPKIKNNVEVQKNKIQLYSNQVFITDSVENIVPEFLTLLHGVLDSPDIPLNVSRSYLQSDGNVKKISNHITKKVADRLAEIFKEDRKGFEEKWDSLKLFIEYGKLTEEKFYDKAQKFALLKNTDGKYFTLDEYKEIIKENQTDKDKQLVYLYTTNATEQHSFIQGAKDKGYDVLEMDGQLDTHFINHLEQKLEKTRFVRVDADVVEKLIPKEDTIESKLTAGDKDDLTQVFSAKVPNSDKMNFIVAFEAMGASANPAMITQQEFMRRMKEMSAMQGGGMNFYGEMPDSYQLVVNENHPLVERILAEKKEKVGEQTDSLRSKIESLNKKRSEIEKAKEGKKEEEIPQAQKDELSDLDKKISELNDKKTKILSAFSMDNKLVSQLIDLALLSNNMLKGEALTKFVKRSIDLI, from the coding sequence ATGTCAAAAGGTAATATTGGGGTTTCGTCAGAAAATATTTTCCCCATCATTAAAAAATTCCTTTATTCGGATCATGAAATTTTCTTGAGGGAGCTTGTTTCCAACGCTGTAGATGCCTCACAAAAGTTAAAGACGCTATCGAGCGTGGGTGAGTTTAAGGGCGAAATAGGTGACTTAAAAGTGAAAATAGCCATCGACCCAAAAGAAAAAACACTGACCATATCAGACCGGGGCGTTGGAATGACAGCCGAAGAAATTGAGAAATACATCAATCAGATTGCTTTTTCAGGTGCCGAGGAGTTTCTGGATAAATATAAAACAGATGCTCATGCCATTATCGGGCATTTTGGATTAGGATTCTACTCGTCTTTTATGGTTGCAAAAAAAGTAGAAATACATACTTTATCGCATAAGGAAGGTGCACAGGCAGTAAAATGGTCGTGCGATGGTAGTCCTGAATACACCATAGATGAGATAAAAAAAGAGGACAGAGGTACCGACATTGTGTTGTACATCGACGACGAAAACAAGCAGTTCCTCGAAAAAGCAGAGATAACTCGCCTGCTGAATAAATACTGTCGCTTTTTGCCTATTGAGGTTACGTTTGGCAAAAAAACAGAATGGAAAGACGGTAAAGAGGTAGAGTTGGAGGAGGATAATGTGGTTAACGATACCAATCCTCTATGGACGCGTAAGCCGGCGGATTTAAAGGATGAGGATTACAAGAAGTTTTATAGGGATTTGTACCCCATGAGTGAAGATCCCATCTTTAATATCCATCTGAATGTAGATTATCCCTTTAATCTTACGGGCGTTCTTTATTTCCCTAAGATTAAAAATAATGTGGAGGTTCAAAAAAATAAGATACAATTGTACAGCAATCAGGTGTTTATTACCGATTCTGTAGAAAACATTGTACCGGAATTTCTTACTTTGTTGCATGGCGTGCTGGACTCACCCGACATACCACTTAACGTGTCACGTTCCTATCTGCAATCCGATGGTAACGTAAAAAAGATCTCGAACCATATCACCAAAAAGGTGGCCGATCGTTTGGCCGAAATCTTTAAAGAAGACAGAAAAGGTTTTGAGGAAAAATGGGATTCTCTTAAGCTCTTTATTGAATACGGCAAGTTAACCGAGGAGAAGTTTTATGACAAGGCACAAAAATTTGCTTTGCTTAAAAATACCGATGGTAAGTATTTTACGCTGGATGAGTACAAGGAAATCATCAAGGAAAACCAAACGGATAAGGACAAGCAATTGGTGTATCTGTATACCACCAATGCTACGGAGCAGCATAGTTTTATTCAAGGAGCCAAAGACAAGGGCTATGATGTGTTAGAGATGGACGGGCAATTGGATACCCACTTTATCAATCATTTGGAGCAAAAACTCGAAAAAACCCGCTTTGTAAGGGTTGATGCCGATGTGGTTGAAAAGCTTATACCAAAAGAAGATACAATAGAGTCGAAACTCACTGCCGGGGATAAGGATGATTTAACTCAGGTTTTTTCGGCCAAGGTGCCTAACAGCGATAAAATGAACTTTATTGTGGCCTTTGAGGCAATGGGAGCCAGTGCCAATCCGGCCATGATTACCCAGCAAGAGTTTATGCGTCGTATGAAGGAAATGAGTGCCATGCAAGGTGGAGGGATGAATTTTTATGGCGAAATGCCCGATAGTTATCAATTGGTAGTTAACGAAAACCATCCTTTGGTTGAGCGTATTTTAGCTGAGAAAAAAGAAAAAGTGGGCGAGCAGACAGACTCTTTACGTAGCAAAATAGAGAGTTTGAACAAAAAACGTTCAGAGATTGAAAAAGCCAAGGAAGGGAAAAAAGAGGAAGAGATACCTCAGGCTCAAAAAGATGAGCTGAGTGACCTGGATAAAAAGATAAGTGAACTGAATGACAAAAAAACCAAGATATTGAGCGCCTTTAGCATGGATAATAAATTGGTGTCGCAGCTGATTGACCTTGCACTTTTATCAAATAATATGTTAAAAGGTGAAGCCTTAACAAAGTTTGTGAAGCGAAGCATCGATCTGATATAA